In the Apodemus sylvaticus chromosome 3, mApoSyl1.1, whole genome shotgun sequence genome, GTTCTCAAGTTTCAAATAGTCTGCAGGTTGGAGAGTAGTCCTTGCTGGTGTGACGCAGCAGAgggcagacaggcacacacatatcAGGAGGGCAACCTGGCAGCAGGAACAGTTAAAGGCTTAGACTAGGGAGGGTTGGACCAGAGACCTAGACCAGGCTGCCCAGCTCCCCTAGAGCCAGTGTTCAGTTGCTGTTGTGGTGATGTGTGGGCAGACCAGGAATGTCTAAGGGGAGGGGTTGGCTTGGGCCTGCAGCAAAGCCCAGTTATCAGTTGGGTCTGAACTTGAGTCTCCAAGCTTCATTCAGTGCTGAGGCCTTGAAGACCTAGATAGGACAAAGGTGGTAAGAAAGGACTGTGCCGAGAgcggagggatggctcagtgggtaacacaCTTGCTTTATAAGCATGAGGACacgagttcagatctccagaaccctCACCAAGCTGGGCAGAGTAGCCCACATCTGTAATCCCGTGCTTGGATGGCAAAGCAGGGCTGGGCGTAGGAAAACCTCCGGCAGGTCCTGCACCAGTTAGCCTGGCTCATCCGGCTCACAGAGCTGGTAAGCAAGGGCGGAGGCGGAGACTAAGGCCTGGGTTCCCCTCTGACCTATgtgagcacacagagagagaaggcaCTTCTCCCTGAAGAGCCTGCGTCCATACTGGGGTATGTCTTTCTTCTGATTGCCTCTCTTTCTCCTAACCCTTGTAGTTAAGCCTgttgcaaaatattttttaattcagcaCAATTGTTAATAAAATGACTACTCGGGTAGGAAAAGTTAGGAGCTTAGAGACCAGTGTGGGAGACCTGGGAGCCAGAGGCTAAAGAGATTTCTTCAAGACTCCTCCCGTGACTTCTGTGAGCCTTGGTTTGGTAGCGGCCTCAGCGTTTCTCCTGTTCCTGTGGCCTTTGTGTTTCAGGGTCTCCAGGATGAATGTCAGTACCTCCTTCAGCCGCAGCTGATTGTCCGACGACTGCTGGCCGTGGCTGTACTTGTTCCTGGTCGACCCTCAGAGCAAACCCTCTCCTCCCATAATCGTTCAGCCTTGTACAAGTAAGGAAACACTCCGAACCTGGCCCTGCCCTTTCCTCCTGTGATCTTACACAGGGACAGTCTTGCTTTCCCGTTAGCCAAAGTGACCCAGAATCCCCAGGGTGGATCCAGGGAGATATCTCAGTCTCCTCTCCCCTAGCACAGAGACACCTGAGCAGGCTCCTGTCCCCATGCCCTTTGCCCCCATTCACTCCCTTGCTTCCTCTTGTTGTCCTCCCCAGTGTCTCTtacctctctgtcttttcttgtccCCAACCTTCCTCTGCCCAGGGTCTTTGTACCAAGTTTCACTTACAGGGTTTCAGCCCAGCTGGTGTGTGTAGGGGGTCGAGGGGCATCTGTCTGTCCCCTGACACTGCGCCTACGTCCCAAGGCTCCACCCCTACACAACTCAAGCTCCGTGGCCTGTGGAGGTGCCTCAGTATGCCAGCTGGAGCTGGCCTTGCCCCCCTGGGGCCACTGGGTCTATGTGCGTGTGGAGACACCATCCCGCGGTTCTGGCAGGGCCATCCGTTTCCAGTTGTGTGTGCGGTTACAAGGTCAGAGTCTTCACCACCTCAACTCCCTAAGCTATGTACTGACCCATGGCATGGGGCATGGGCATGGCTGTGCTCTGTGACCCTCAGCTAATCCCCACAGGTTCCCTCCCCGGCCCAGGTACCTCCCTACTCCTGACGTCCCACCTCTTTGCTGCTTCAGACCATGGGGCCCGCCTTCACAGTGTGTCTTAGACTAGGGCAGCTAaaggctgtattatttttcttgacTTAATCTCATTTTCAGTTTCCTGGGGTGGacagggacagccaggacttccgGAACTGCCCTTGCATACAGTCGCAGGTCATTAGGCCAGCATGCCACATTAGCTTACATGGCAGTGTTTCAGCGCCTCCACCTTGGCAGTTGAATAACTGTGACAATCAGGAACCATCTGGGGTCTGCCTTTGACCCTGGCTGCCTCCCTTTCCAGGCCCACCATCTTCCATTTTACACTCCTTCCCCCCTCCACTAAGGCCTGTCGTACCTGGTTCTGGTGTCTGGTGGGGCCACATGGCTCTGCAGGTCACATGTCTCATCTTTGGTTTCCTCTATTTCACAGAGTGTCCACAACCCAGCCTGTCTCGTGCCTTGGTCCCTGGGGCTGCCATGAACATGCCCCAGTCACTGGGCACCCAGCCACTGTCCCCGGAGCCACCATCCCTGGGGGCTCCTGTAGAAGGGTCTGGAGCAGTAGCACCGGCCGAGCACTGCTGGCCAGTGCGTCCAACTTTGCGCAATGAGCTGGATACCTTCTCTGTCCACTTCTACATCTTTTTTGGTCCCAGCGTGGCCCTTCCACCTGAGCGCCCAGCTGTGTTTGCCCTGAGGCTGTTGCCAGTGCTGGACAGTGGGGGCGTCCTCAGCCTGGAGCTCCAGCTCAATGTGGTATGTCCTGGAAGGGGTGTGTCCCTGCTGGGGAGTCTGCTGGGGAGAGTGGCAGGAAGTCGCAGGCTCTTTTATGCTCTCCTTCAGTTGTCCACAGTTCTGGTCAACAAGTGGTCTGGGGATTCACTGCCCTGTGGTGGCTGCACCAACCGGGCCTCAGAGTGGCCAGGCCTGTGGGTGACCTCCTACTGGAGGCTGACCTCGGTGGTGGTTCACTTGTGTAACAAGAGGCTTATCCTTCGAGGCTGTGCGACCTGTGTTTAGACAGCTGATGCTATCCTGATGCTCCACCAGGGTTGCTTTCATGAACTCCCACTGAGCCATGTTTTGTCTAGAAGTTGTATCTAGCAAATCCACATGTGCTCTTGTTCTTGGTAGATTCTTCTAGAGTAGTTTTGTAGTTATAGAAACAGTGAGCAGTAAGTAACTGATTGGGTCTGGGAAactagctcagtggataaaatacTTGCCCttcaagcacaaggacctgactGCATACATTTATAATCTCGGCACTGAGGAGGTAGAGCAGGATAGTCCCTAGGCCAGCCTGGCgtacttggtgagttccaggtcaaatCAGAGGCTGTGTTTTAAAACCAAGGTAGATAGCATTTGAAGGATGATACTTAACATTGACCTCAgacttccacatgcacatacacgaacctgcacacacaaacacagttacacacacacatacacacatgcaaagatAGTAGAGACTCCACATATGTCTCCCTTCCCCATGCAATTTCCCTTATTACTAACAAATTACCTTAAATCTGTGCATTGTACAACCCTATCCTATTTTAACAACCCTTCAGACATTTCCCATTGCTCCCAATAGCTGAAACCACCTCAGTGTCCTGGGGCCCTCGTGTTTGGACTTCTCTCCACCTGACACTCATTCCTTCACTTATACTTTGAGTGGTCATCCTGTCTCCGAaattcagtctgtctgtctgtctgtctgtcccactATGTAGCCCTGCAGGCCTGCAACTTGctacataaaccaggctggcctcgaacttacaaaattctgcctgcttctgccctctAAGCATTGGGATTGAAGGTGTACAACTGCACCCAGCTAAGTCTTGCATTCATGCTTCTTGATAACAAGTTTATCCCTGAGTTGTTGCATTCCTCTGAGCTCACCTAGGATTGTGGTGCATTGTGAACCCTGGGTCCTCTAGTCTCCTTTTTCCTAGGTATttatccccccccaccccccggacTATCTATCTGGAGACTGTCTTTGGCTAGTCCTGACTAATGGTTGCTGAGTATGCTTCTGCACCTTGCCCTTCCTGACCTCCACTTAAAGAAGCGACTGACACAGCAGTTGTGTGGTGCTCAGTCTTGCAGTGGAGGATgggtgcacatacacagagaggtGCACATACACAGCATTGTTTAGTGAGAATTTAGCTGATGAAGGGCACATGTGATGATGTACACAAGAAGGACATGTGTGATGGTGTACACAAGAAGGGCATGAGTGATGGTGATGGTGTACATAAGAAGGGCACGTGTGATGGTGTACATAAGAAGGGCACATGTGATGGTGTACACAAGAAGGGCACGTGTGATGGTGTACATAAGAAGGGCACATGTGATGGTGTACACAAGAAGGGCATGTGTGATGGTGTACACAAGAAGGGCACGTGTGATGGTGTACACAAGAAGGGCACGTGTGATGGTGTACACAAGAAGGGCACGTGTGATGGTGTACACAAGAAGGGCACGTGTGATGGTGTACACAAGAAGGGCACGTGTGATGGTGTACACAAGAAGGGCACTGTGATGGTGTACACAAGAAGGGCATGTGTGATGGTGTACATAAGAAGGGCACTGTGATGGTGTACACAAGAAGGGCACTGCGATGGTGTACATAAGAAGGGCACGTGTGATGGTGTACACAAGAAGGGCACGTGTGGTGGTGTACATAAGAAGGGCACGTGTGATGGTGTACACAAAAGGGCACGTGTGATGGTGTGCATAAGAAGGGCACGAGTGATGGTGTACACAAGAAGGGCATGTGTGATTGTGTACACAAGAAGGGCACGTGTGATGGTGTACACAAGAAGGGCACGTGTGATGGTGTACACAAGAAGGGCACGTGTGATGTGTACACAAGAAGGGCACGTGTGATGGTGTACACAAGAAGGGCACGTGTGATGGTGTACATAAGAAGGGCACGTGTGATGGTGTACACAAGAAGGGCACGTGTGATGGTGTACACAAGAAGGGCACTGTGATGGTGTACACAAGAAGGGCATGTGTGATGGTGTACATAAGGGCACTGTGATGGTGTACACAAGAAGGGCACTGCGATGGTGTACATAAGAAGGGCACGTGTGATGGTGTACACAAGAAGGGCACGTGTGATGGTGTACATAAGAAGGGCACGTGTGATGGTGTACACAAAAGGGCACGTGTGATGGTGTGCATAAGAAGGGCACGAGTGATGGTGTACACAAGAAGGGCATGTGTGATTGTGTACACAAGAAGGGCAAGTGTGATGGTGTACACAAGAAGGGCACTGTGATGGTGTACACAAGAAGGGCACTGTGATGGTGTACATAAGAAGGGCACTGTGATGGTGTACATAAGAAGGGCACGTGTGATGGTGTACATAAGAAGGGCACGTGTGATGGTGTACATAAGAAGGGCATGTGTGATGGTGTACATAAGAAGGGCATGTGTGATGGTGTACATAAGAAGGGCACGTGTGATGGTGTACATAAGAAGGGCACGTGTGATGGTGTACATAAGAAGGGCACGTGTGATGGTGTACATAAGAAGGGCATGTGTGATGGTGTACATAAGAAGGGCATGTGTGTTGGTGTACATAAGAAGGGCACGTATGATGGTGTACATAAGAAGGGCACGTGTGATGGTGTACATAAGAAGGGCACGTGTGATGGTGTACATacataatcccagcacaggaggcAAGAGGATTAGAACCCCGGCCATTTTGTGAATTTCAGactaggacagcctgggttatGTGAAATGCTATCTCAGAAATTCCAAAAATAATAGTGAAGAATTTAACTGAAGTCCTCCCCACCCAGCTGCTGCTTCCCTGAAGACTAACACATTGAGGTGCGCTCACAAGTGTGGGACCTCCCTGCGGttccttcttcaattatttttctatcatgatttaaaaatttctcatatgcatttatttttatcctgatttaatgtATCAGACTGCCTCAAATCCTTCCTTAATGAGAGGAACTAATGGTATCctgtttcctgtttcttcctcATAGACTACTCCTTCCCTCCACACCTGGGCACCAGTGCCCAGTTCCTCCCATACACTAGATAGGATGAGCCAAGGTGCCTTTCCTTCCAAGGAGGAGATTCAGAGTCCGGGCTGTGAGGATCTGGTGGATTTCATAGGCCTAAATAAGAGCCCAGTTTGACGGGTTGATCCCGGAGAAGTGGGCCCACTGTCCAGGAGGAGAACCTGATTGTCTAGtcacagggagtggggagctgaTAGCAGGGTGGTGTGCCCACCCATCCCAGGGTCTGACAGCCTCATTTGCATACACACCTTGCTCAGACCTCTCTGCGCCAGGAGAATGTAACAGTGTTCGGATGCCTGACTCATGAGGTGCCCTTGAGCCTGGGGGATGCTGCTGTGACCTGTTCCAAAGGTGAGGAAGGGACTGGGGAGTAGGGGGGCTGGGTGTTCTCACAACAGGGGGCGGCAGCGGGGAGGGGGTAAGGCAGTTCGGGTGTTTCCAGAGGTGGGTCCTGACTCCTTGCTGACCacgcctcctcctctctcctgggCTCTTCTACCTTTAGAGTCCCTGGCAGGTTTCCTTCTCTCGGTCAGTGTCACCTCCAGAGTGGCCAGGCTGCGAATCCCATTCCCACAGACGGGGACCTGGTTCCTCACCCTCCGTTCTCTGTGCGGGGTGGGACCTCGGTGAGCAACATGGGGCACAGTTGGGGCTGGGATGGGGCGGCCCTGGCCTCAAATAACCAGGAGTATGTCTGCTTGCAGGTTCGTGCGGTGCCGCAATGCCACGGCGGAAGTGCGGCTGCGCACCTTCTTGTCGCCATGTGTGGATGACTGTGGGCCCTATGGCCAGTGCAAGCTGCTGCGTACCCACAACTACCTGTACGCGGCCTGCGAGTGCAAGGCTGGTGAGCGGGCTGGGGCAGGGAGCAGGCCGGACTGGGGCTTCCTGGGCATCGGGGTGTCCAGCAAGGGCGCCCTGAGAGACTGGATATGGGGTCAGGGTGGGCACAGTTGTCTGCTGTACCCACGGGTGCCTTCTGTCCTCTCctacccttccccctcccccggcAGGGTGGCGGGGCTGGGGCTGCACAGACAGTGCGGATGCGCTCACCTATGGATTCCAGCTGGTGTCCACACTCCTCCTCTGCCTGAGCAACCTCATGTTTCTGCCGCCCGTGGTCCTGGCCATTCGGAGCCGATACGTGCTGGAAGCTGCAGTCTACACCTTCACCATGTTCTTCTCCACGGTAGGCAGGGGGGGCATCGCGCCACTGTGGTATctctttttgagatagagttttaaTCTATAGCCAAGGTTAGCCCAAGctccccatgtagcccaggctggctttaaactcttaGTACTCCTACCTTAGCCCTTctgagctgggattacaggcatgttccaGTGATTTCTGTTTGtagcatgttcttttttttttttttttttttatatagaatagagttcattcagggcagaggatgggagttacagaggcagagagagagagagagagagagagagagagagagagagagagagagagagcgagagagagcagagagagcagagggccggccatgaccacatggagagaggggggaggggaggagagccccagaggggcagagaggtgagagtgccaagagcaGCATGTTCATTTTTATGACATAAAAGCGTGTCCTCCCATTCAGTCACTTTGGCCTTTTTGATTTCCATGAGAACttttggaaggcagaggggatCTTTATATTGAGGAGTTTATCAGAAACCTGCTTTAAAGTCTTGAGAACTTTGTCCTGAGGCATGGGAAATGGCAATGTGATATAAAATCCCAGCTCAAAGGGCTTATAgggtgcttgtttgttttgaaacaaggtatTGGTGTGTATAGCTCTGTCTAGCCtgaaactctctgtagaccaggctagcctcaaactagcAGATCCATATACCTTTGCCTCGCAGTGCTGAGGTTAGAGGTGTGCATCGCCACGCCCAGTTAGATGTATAGTTTTAAGTCTCCCTGTTCCCGTTATGGAATCCTAGCAGTTCCTGCTCTGAGATTTCCAGCTTCCTATAGGCAGAAAGGTCCATGCTACAAGCAAGCCTCTCTGATGGAGTGGCCGAAGTGCATCTCCTAGTAACTTAGCTCCCTAATAGGTTTGTCCCCAGCAGGGTCTGACACCTCTAGATCTTGTTTTTTGGCAACTTGTGACACACAAGGACTGCCTGTGAGCACTTTACAGTGCTTTACACTTTACACTTACTCTTAAATGGATTTTTATTCTCCATGAATTTTGGCAACAAGAATATCAGAAAAGATCTCATCGAAACGCTAGCTTAGGGAGCAAAGAGCCTGACAGCCTGAACCCCACCCCCGTGACctacagaggaaggagggagtggcTGCTGCGGCTTGTCCTACATACATACTGTGAAATAAGTATGTCATAAGCtcacactcatgaacacacacacacacaccactataaaatgtaattaaaaaagcTGAGTATTGCAAGTGTCATTATGTGCTTCCTTGGTGTCCAGATCACAGAAATTGTATTCAAGGCAGAGGAGAAAACAGGGGACATATGTGTCTAAGCAAAGGTTGTGGGGTCTTCCTGGGTACTCAGCTACAGAGGAAGCTGTAGCCAGGGACCAGATGGGACCAGTGTACCCCAGTTTAGCTGGCTCCTTTTCAGGCCTGGTCTGATAGCTCCTCTCTCTGTATCAGATTCTGTTCCTCCTTAAAGCCAGGTGCCCTGCCACTGTTACTCACAGGCTCCTCCCCCAGCTGCTGCTCTGCGCACCCACTCTTGACATCATGGAGGTCTAAAGTGACTCGGAATTAATAAGAGCACCTTAATGTAGCAGTGCTGTAAAAGACACAGTCATTCCTTGTACTTTGTACAAGTATTCTGTCCTGGAATATTCTAGGCAGATGCCTTCTCCTTAGATATAATGGCATTTGAACCTGAAAAGAGGCCTTCCCTCTGGAGGGACTGGAGGAGCCTCACAGGCCTTTCATAGCACAAGAAGAACacccacttttttttaaaaaaatgtattgtttttattttgtgtgcatgaatgtttgtgtaccatgcagtcagtgcccatggaggccaggagagggcattgggtcttctagaactggagttgcaggatATGTTGAGCAACCTTGGagctcctgggaactgaactgaggtcctttgcaagagcagcttGTATGCTTAACTGCCaaactacctctccagccccaacccccacccgtcgtaaaaacaaacaaaactcagtgAGTGTGAGAGTAAGCTTTAGGTGCTGACAGGAAGTCCCTCCTCTAACTCAGTTCTTTCTGGGCACAGAGCCCTAGTGTCTTTTCTTTCCCATTCTAAACTAAGAGTGTAGACTTACTTCACAGATGTGCCTATTGAAGGACTCATGGGTTAGTTTGTAGTTGACGGTACAAGAATTGTCCATGAATGTTCTCTTCCTTGTCTTAAGACCTTCTAGGATAGCTCACCCCAGGAAGTGGTGTGCTGGTGCTTATCTGGGGCACAGGAGCTGGCAGCAAGTCTATGCATCAGGACTTTATAGATACAAACTATTCTCTTAAAAGTAGGCCCAAAACATAGCACGTGATTCTGTATATAGTCAAGCAACTCAGATAATGAGATCAGAAACCGATGGCGACTGAACACGTGCTTGTAACGTTGCTGATTAAGTCCCATGACTGCACCAAGACGATGCACGGGCATTCAGTTCTTGGGTTGTGTGGCAGATGAAGGGAAGTCAAGTGTGCTGCCCGAGGGGAAGTGAATGGTGGGGCCTAGGCTGGCACTCAGCCTGGCCCACAGCACTGACCCACAGCACACCCGTGTCGTCAGGCCCTGGACACGGGTCCACACGCTTCTCTTTGACTTCAGCTTCTCAGAACGCCTGGAGACTAGAGAAGTCTCAGGAGCTAAGCGTAGCTTCTGGCCAAGGTTTACAGCTGTCCccccttgctcctcctcctctccttccccctttccctggaAAGTGAGCCTAAGCTCTAGCTGAGCCATATCCCAAACCTCGAGACTTATAAGATAAGAGTCAGTCACTTAGGAAACCTCACCAAATTAAAGCACGTCAATAAGTAAGTGTTACTTTAGCTGGGCAGTCCGTGCCACATTCTTTTACTGCTGCCTGAGTCCTATGATCAGGGCCTGAACGTGCGGATGGCACCCACATCCCAGAGCTGTGTCCAGCCTTGCTTGTTGACTGCTGACATCCTGGCTTCAAGCCCCACTCCTTGTCGCCCCTGCTGTTCCTCAGACCATCACAAATACTTCTCAGTGACTCTTGGTGAGTGGTCTTAGGACAAATTGACTTAGGACACAGAAAATAAGTGAGCAACACTTAATCTCCCCACAGCCTGAGTACAAATACCCTGGTCTCTGCAtggattacagatgtttgtgcCTTTATGTTGATgtctgatatatatttatatctaaaaaatgtaaaattctacAATTTAGTTAATTTTTCCAGATCACCtaggcccctcccccacacccctgcaGAGAAGCCGTAGGAGAAAGGCCCCGAGGCTCCCTGAGGCATGTCCTCAGATCTGGGGCTCCCCTTGACTCTTTCTTGTCTTGCTGTGCTGTGTCCTCCCTTGTCTGATTCACCACAAGTCCCACTTCCTGAATCTGCTGAGCTTCTTTTCTGTGTGGTCCAAAGGGAGGTAGGTGCAAGACCTTGATGAGGCCTGAAGTGTAAAATTCCTGCTTGAAAAATAAAGCTAAGCCAGAAACCAGTGTCTGTCAGATCACCCAGGGGCTCAGAGTGTATTCATCTGATTTTGAAGGAAGAGACCAGCCAAATagctgcctgtaatcctagcacacaggacgctgagacaggaggattgctgcaagtttgaggtTAGCTTGAGCTGCCtggtaagttctaggccagtctgagCAACAGACTCAGATGCTGTTTCAGAATGGGTGAGACCTTGTTGGGGACAGATACTTAGGAAACAATACCCGGTCAATTCATAGTCAAGCGTTAATTCTTCGTGGTTGAGGGGAAGAAGGTCATGTCCCTTGCTGCATGGTATCCTAGAGAGCCACCCTGCTCCTCATGGCCACAGTGCCACTCTTCATAGCCCTGCCGTGCTGCTGTCCTTGGCCACAGGCACCACCTCATTTGCTTCCCGCCTGAGGCattgggatggggtgggggtggggtggggagctgtTGAAGTGTTCCTCCTGAGGTAAGCTATGAAGGTGCAGCCTAGGTCAGCCCTGAGGTTACCTAAGAGACCAGAGCCAGATACTGGGAGGCCTGAGAGGGGGCTGCTGATGAGAGTCTGTAAGTGTGAGGGTAAGGGGTGGGGCTGGCCTCACCTTGATATCTCAGCCCCTGGCTGGGTCCACACATATTCCAGAAGCAGGGCAAGGACAAGGACGATGAAGGGCCAGTGTCTGAGCTGCCTGACACATTTGGCTGCAAAGCAGACCAGACCTCGCTGCCATATTCTTCTCAAGGATGAGAagagtcagggctggagagatggctcagtggtaagagcccTGGCCACTTTTACGGAggactgggtttgattcctagcatcgccatggtggctcacagctaacTGTCTGCATTCTCTGCTCTCTTGTGCCACTGcatacatgtgatgcacagatatacatacaggcaaacgccatacagagaaaataaatctaaaaaataaaggaaggaatgaaagaatcAGGCATTCTAGTGTTGCTCacctgtgacctctgacctctggatCGCTAACAGAGAAGTAGCTCTGTGGGGTCCTTCTTTGGTGTCCTAGCCCTGGACTTGTGGCCTTGAGGCCTAGTAACACCTGCTATGTCTTCTTACAGTTCTACCATGCCTGTGACCAGCCAGgcattgtggttttctgtatCATGGACTACGATGTACTTCAGTTCTGTGACTTCCTGGGCTCCTTAATGTCTGTGTGGGTCACCGTCATTGCCATGGCTCGTCTGCAGCCTGTGGTCAAGCAGGTAAGTGCAGAGCCTGTCCTGGAGGCAGGCACAGCTAACTTGTTTAAAGCCCGCCCATGCCTGAGCCTTCCCCGTGGGCCACACTCCGGCCCAGCCCTGGAACCCTCTCTGTAGGTGCTCTATCTGCTGGGCGCTATGCTGCTGTCCATGGCTCTGCAGCTGGACCGCCACGGCCTTTGGAACCTGCTTGGACCCAGTCTCTTTGCCCTCGGGATCTTGGCCACAGCTTGGGTAAGAGTGGAAGGGCCAACGAGGGAGCAGGAGAAAATGCGGGGCGCTGGCTATTTGGTCCCCAGTTTAAGGTAGCCTTGCATTCTTTCACCATCACCTGCTGTCCACAGTGGCCACTCAAGTCTTGGCAGGTGCTACCTAGGGTTCATGGGAAGTCTGAACTGACTCTGGCTTGGATTCCAGGGCCTTGTAGTCCTGAATCCCACTTCTCTGCTTTCTCCAGACAGTTCGCAGCGTCCGGCGCCGGCACTGTTACCCGCCGACATGGCGCCGCTGGCTCTTCTACCTGTGCCCGGGCAGCCTGATTGCTGGCAGTGCCGTCTTATTGTATGCCTTCGTGGAGACCCGGGACAACTACTTCTACATTCATAGCATTTGGCATATGCTCATTGCTGGCAGTGTGGGCTTCCTGCTGCCTCCCCGTGCCAAGACTGACCGCCGGGTCCCTTCTGGAGCCCGGGCCCGGGGCTGCGGTTACCAGCTGTGCATCAATGAACAGGAGGAGCTGGGCCTTGTGGGCCCAGGAGGGACCACTGTCAGCAGCATCTGTGCCAGCTGAGAGGGGCTTTGGGCCAAGCTCTGAGGGGATGTGAACCCTGCCTAGGGTCCTCCTGGGGCTGTGGAGCCCACCTAGGTACAAGGGACAAGTTGTGTTTCTTAATGACACAGTCTTTCTCAAGGATGACTGTTTTCAGGGACCAGGAGGCTTTCCTAAGACATGGAGAGTTTCTTAAGAGCCTGGAGTCCTCCTGTGTTTATGGAGTCCTTTTTAAGAATG is a window encoding:
- the Tmem8b gene encoding transmembrane protein 8B isoform X3, producing MNMPQSLGTQPLSPEPPSLGAPVEGSGAVAPAEHCWPVRPTLRNELDTFSVHFYIFFGPSVALPPERPAVFALRLLPVLDSGGVLSLELQLNVTSLRQENVTVFGCLTHEVPLSLGDAAVTCSKESLAGFLLSVSVTSRVARLRIPFPQTGTWFLTLRSLCGVGPRFVRCRNATAEVRLRTFLSPCVDDCGPYGQCKLLRTHNYLYAACECKAGWRGWGCTDSADALTYGFQLVSTLLLCLSNLMFLPPVVLAIRSRYVLEAAVYTFTMFFSTFYHACDQPGIVVFCIMDYDVLQFCDFLGSLMSVWVTVIAMARLQPVVKQVLYLLGAMLLSMALQLDRHGLWNLLGPSLFALGILATAWTVRSVRRRHCYPPTWRRWLFYLCPGSLIAGSAVLLYAFVETRDNYFYIHSIWHMLIAGSVGFLLPPRAKTDRRVPSGARARGCGYQLCINEQEELGLVGPGGTTVSSICAS
- the Tmem8b gene encoding transmembrane protein 8B isoform X1, which codes for MAQPLSRPLILSQSQPWPPATPSPRFPNLSRPRTVSQRMPRSRSPLQPRSLPPAWPLSPPRPLFHSLSQFPAQHLTLPHSQRLLKPLAQPQPQPLLQSPSHPLLPSHLLPLFEPRCSVQRHPKAQSLPSSLCLPKSLPLGPRLSHTLPLSQPRLRSGLQLPPALLLLLLFSVLGPGAGGLFLTDYSTCSPRKLSPFRSFASTELFHFHVPEDTFLAVWNLIIFKEQGGTFGDHCPDQSVTVYFRSGAPPVINPLHTHFPADTAVPGVFSLTLSWTLPNRTSGIFNVSSPLPGDWFLAAHLPQAHGHISVKGLQDECQYLLQPQLIVRRLLAVAVLVPGRPSEQTLSSHNRSALYKVFVPSFTYRVSAQLVCVGGRGASVCPLTLRLRPKAPPLHNSSSVACGGASVCQLELALPPWGHWVYVRVETPSRGSGRAIRFQLCVRLQECPQPSLSRALVPGAAMNMPQSLGTQPLSPEPPSLGAPVEGSGAVAPAEHCWPVRPTLRNELDTFSVHFYIFFGPSVALPPERPAVFALRLLPVLDSGGVLSLELQLNVTSLRQENVTVFGCLTHEVPLSLGDAAVTCSKESLAGFLLSVSVTSRVARLRIPFPQTGTWFLTLRSLCGVGPRFVRCRNATAEVRLRTFLSPCVDDCGPYGQCKLLRTHNYLYAACECKAGWRGWGCTDSADALTYGFQLVSTLLLCLSNLMFLPPVVLAIRSRYVLEAAVYTFTMFFSTFYHACDQPGIVVFCIMDYDVLQFCDFLGSLMSVWVTVIAMARLQPVVKQVLYLLGAMLLSMALQLDRHGLWNLLGPSLFALGILATAWTVRSVRRRHCYPPTWRRWLFYLCPGSLIAGSAVLLYAFVETRDNYFYIHSIWHMLIAGSVGFLLPPRAKTDRRVPSGARARGCGYQLCINEQEELGLVGPGGTTVSSICAS
- the Tmem8b gene encoding transmembrane protein 8B isoform X2, which translates into the protein MYLIQPLKGAKDPQWKGLQDECQYLLQPQLIVRRLLAVAVLVPGRPSEQTLSSHNRSALYKVFVPSFTYRVSAQLVCVGGRGASVCPLTLRLRPKAPPLHNSSSVACGGASVCQLELALPPWGHWVYVRVETPSRGSGRAIRFQLCVRLQECPQPSLSRALVPGAAMNMPQSLGTQPLSPEPPSLGAPVEGSGAVAPAEHCWPVRPTLRNELDTFSVHFYIFFGPSVALPPERPAVFALRLLPVLDSGGVLSLELQLNVTSLRQENVTVFGCLTHEVPLSLGDAAVTCSKESLAGFLLSVSVTSRVARLRIPFPQTGTWFLTLRSLCGVGPRFVRCRNATAEVRLRTFLSPCVDDCGPYGQCKLLRTHNYLYAACECKAGWRGWGCTDSADALTYGFQLVSTLLLCLSNLMFLPPVVLAIRSRYVLEAAVYTFTMFFSTFYHACDQPGIVVFCIMDYDVLQFCDFLGSLMSVWVTVIAMARLQPVVKQVLYLLGAMLLSMALQLDRHGLWNLLGPSLFALGILATAWTVRSVRRRHCYPPTWRRWLFYLCPGSLIAGSAVLLYAFVETRDNYFYIHSIWHMLIAGSVGFLLPPRAKTDRRVPSGARARGCGYQLCINEQEELGLVGPGGTTVSSICAS
- the Tmem8b gene encoding transmembrane protein 8B isoform X4, producing MNMPQSLGTQPLSPEPPSLGAPVEGSGAVAPAEHCWPVRPTLRNELDTFSVHFYIFFGPSVALPPERPAVFALRLLPVLDSGGVLSLELQLNVTSLRQENVTVFGCLTHEVPLSLGDAAVTCSKESLAGFLLSVSVTSRVARLRIPFPQTGTWFLTLRSLCGVGPRFVRCRNATAEVRLRTFLSPCVDDCGPYGQCKLLRTHNYLYAACECKAGWRGWGCTDSADALTYGFQLVSTLLLCLSNLMFLPPVVLAIRSRYVLEAAVYTFTMFFSTFYHACDQPGIVVFCIMDYDVLQFCDFLGSLMSVWVTVIAMARLQPVVKQVLYLLGAMLLSMALQLDRHGLWNLLGPSLFALGILATAWFAASGAGTVTRRHGAAGSSTCARAA